One Paenisporosarcina sp. FSL H8-0542 genomic region harbors:
- a CDS encoding EAL domain-containing protein, with amino-acid sequence MSNRQVQAYFLLVIILLTVVTLTIFNYKSSKEFVQETVKKENRLLLDNFTDETNKFSNERVAELELIADYITLLKTEEDIVQFLKNQREKMPFFSSLGFITPEGEVLAGDGSRFKVNQQESFDRALQGELVFSELFPYYQDSTQLVSAVRIPVFQDGNIIGVLSGVFNMGNLVGAIASDSNLPGTLYLFRENQVIFSNSNHDFETAVPNGSQVLSQINAMGQGTIIIDENKAHYVMYQHTSGGWTFVVDSYKEKTVQQISSIFWRNTMIVVLAIIFLCSILYYLKRNEQREENMLKRDLLTNLPNRVVLEERLKKGLNPQNFKRFTLYFINLDRFKDINERNGYQLGDRVLFETSRKIQAFAGKNELYRVGGDEFVLLVPAHSEEELRTRGLELVKLMEVPIELSSTESMWVTFSVGIRKSQLGDWPDLMMQDSTFAVQEAKKQGGNRFVFFSQELANQNERVRLIANNVVHALANNEFFMVYQPVYDLSTKNITSYEALLRWKSPTIGQVSPVEFIPLLEESELIIPVGKWILRQVTAQLNRWEAEGHEDFQVAVNISVRQMMHPDFLHDVKSIIHEANISAKRLIFEITETVAVQNSELANQILTELNNLGVKTALDDFGTGYSSLSILKILPIQQLKVDRSFIVKMELEEDKSLVILQGILDIARNLGMTTVMEGVETLEQLDLLKNMGAQKIQGFLISQAVVAELAIELRKQTWLH; translated from the coding sequence GTGTCAAATAGACAAGTACAAGCTTATTTTTTGTTGGTTATCATTTTATTGACAGTTGTTACCTTAACTATTTTTAATTATAAATCTTCAAAAGAATTTGTCCAAGAAACTGTAAAAAAAGAAAATCGTTTATTACTTGATAACTTTACAGATGAAACAAATAAGTTCTCAAATGAACGTGTAGCCGAGCTTGAGTTGATAGCTGATTACATAACGTTACTTAAAACAGAAGAAGACATCGTTCAGTTTCTGAAGAATCAGCGTGAAAAAATGCCGTTTTTTTCTTCACTAGGTTTCATAACTCCTGAAGGGGAAGTGTTGGCGGGAGATGGTTCTCGTTTTAAAGTGAATCAACAAGAATCTTTTGATCGTGCTTTGCAGGGGGAGCTGGTCTTTAGTGAATTATTTCCTTACTATCAAGATTCCACACAGTTGGTAAGTGCAGTCCGAATTCCTGTATTCCAAGACGGCAATATCATTGGCGTACTCTCTGGAGTATTCAATATGGGCAATCTAGTTGGTGCGATCGCATCAGATTCAAACTTACCGGGGACATTATATTTATTTAGAGAGAATCAAGTGATTTTCTCTAATTCCAATCATGATTTTGAAACAGCTGTACCTAATGGATCTCAAGTCCTGTCCCAAATCAACGCAATGGGTCAAGGGACCATCATAATAGATGAGAATAAAGCACATTATGTTATGTATCAGCATACTAGTGGCGGTTGGACATTTGTAGTTGACTCCTATAAAGAGAAGACTGTTCAGCAAATTTCCTCCATTTTTTGGCGTAATACGATGATTGTAGTATTAGCAATTATCTTTCTTTGTAGCATTCTCTATTATTTGAAACGTAATGAACAACGTGAAGAAAACATGTTGAAACGTGATTTATTAACGAATTTGCCAAATCGGGTAGTGTTAGAAGAACGTTTAAAAAAAGGATTGAACCCACAGAATTTTAAAAGGTTCACCTTGTACTTTATCAATTTAGATCGATTTAAAGATATAAATGAACGAAATGGCTATCAGTTGGGTGATAGAGTGCTATTTGAGACAAGTCGAAAAATCCAGGCATTTGCCGGCAAGAATGAGTTGTACAGAGTTGGCGGAGACGAATTTGTTCTGCTTGTACCCGCTCATTCGGAAGAAGAATTACGAACCAGGGGACTTGAACTAGTAAAATTAATGGAAGTGCCCATCGAATTATCTTCAACGGAAAGTATGTGGGTAACATTCAGTGTCGGGATTCGTAAGTCTCAATTAGGTGACTGGCCAGATCTAATGATGCAAGATTCAACATTTGCAGTACAAGAAGCAAAAAAACAAGGCGGAAACCGTTTTGTCTTCTTCTCTCAGGAACTTGCCAATCAAAATGAGCGTGTTCGTTTGATTGCTAACAATGTGGTTCATGCGTTAGCCAACAATGAATTTTTCATGGTCTATCAGCCGGTTTATGATTTATCTACGAAAAACATAACGAGCTATGAAGCTTTGTTGAGGTGGAAGTCTCCAACTATTGGACAAGTGTCCCCTGTGGAATTCATTCCTTTATTGGAAGAAAGCGAGTTGATTATTCCTGTTGGAAAATGGATTTTGCGCCAAGTGACGGCACAACTGAATCGTTGGGAAGCGGAAGGACACGAGGATTTTCAAGTGGCTGTCAATATCTCCGTCAGGCAAATGATGCATCCCGATTTTTTACATGATGTAAAATCCATTATTCACGAAGCTAATATATCTGCAAAGCGATTAATTTTTGAAATTACGGAAACCGTGGCAGTACAAAATAGTGAACTAGCCAATCAAATTTTGACCGAGTTAAACAATTTAGGTGTCAAAACAGCACTGGATGATTTTGGAACCGGCTATTCTTCTTTATCAATATTAAAAATCTTACCTATCCAACAACTAAAAGTAGACCGATCCTTTATCGTGAAAATGGAACTAGAAGAAGACAAATCACTGGTGATTTTACAAGGGATTTTGGACATTGCTCGAAATCTTGGGATGACCACTGTTATGGAGGGTGTAGAAACACTCGAACAGCTCGATTTATTGAAAAATATGGGTGCTCAAAAAATCCAAGGTTTTCTAATCAGCCAAGCCGTAGTGGCGGAGCTTGCAATTGAACTGCGAAAACAAACATGGCTGCATTAA
- a CDS encoding YceI family protein, whose translation MKNWNVDAAHSSIGFSVKHMMVSKVRGNFGDFGATVVANEADLTNANIAFNINVASINTGNEDRDNHLRSGDFFNAEEFPEIKFVANNISKNDDEYKIAGDLTIKDITKPVVFEAEYEGKGTNPWGQEVVGFTAETKINREDFGLTWNQALETGGVLVGKDIKITVELEANPA comes from the coding sequence ATGAAAAATTGGAATGTCGATGCAGCTCACTCAAGTATTGGATTTTCTGTAAAACATATGATGGTATCAAAAGTACGTGGAAATTTCGGTGATTTCGGTGCAACTGTAGTAGCGAATGAAGCAGATTTAACTAATGCAAATATTGCCTTCAACATCAACGTGGCAAGTATTAATACAGGTAACGAAGATCGTGATAACCACCTTCGTTCAGGTGATTTTTTCAATGCTGAAGAGTTTCCGGAAATCAAATTTGTGGCTAACAACATCTCTAAAAATGACGACGAATATAAAATTGCTGGAGATTTAACGATTAAAGACATCACGAAACCGGTTGTCTTTGAAGCTGAATACGAAGGTAAAGGCACAAACCCATGGGGCCAAGAAGTAGTTGGATTCACAGCTGAAACGAAAATCAACCGTGAAGATTTTGGTTTGACATGGAACCAAGCGCTTGAAACTGGCGGTGTATTAGTAGGAAAAGACATTAAAATCACTGTAGAACTTGAAGCAAATCCTGCTTAA
- a CDS encoding helix-turn-helix domain-containing protein produces the protein MKETTLCPRLSKAMELIGKRWTGLILYQLLEGPQRFNEIESALPVSGRLLSERLKELEKEGLVKRHVFAEVPVKVEYSLTDKGKGLKDAIANIEQWSKVWLS, from the coding sequence ATGAAAGAAACTACATTATGCCCACGTTTATCAAAAGCGATGGAACTTATCGGGAAAAGATGGACTGGCTTGATTTTATATCAATTATTAGAAGGTCCTCAGCGATTCAACGAAATTGAATCAGCTTTGCCGGTTAGCGGACGTCTTCTTTCCGAACGCTTGAAAGAACTTGAAAAAGAAGGATTAGTTAAAAGACATGTTTTTGCCGAAGTACCTGTGAAAGTTGAATATTCTTTGACAGATAAAGGAAAAGGGCTGAAAGATGCAATTGCCAACATCGAACAGTGGTCAAAAGTATGGTTATCTTAA
- the murB gene encoding UDP-N-acetylmuramate dehydrogenase, whose protein sequence is MTKQRWFDDLTEKISHECVKIDEPLYLHTMTKMGGRADLFVSPTTEEEAIFVVSYSHQQQIPMLLLGNGSNMVVRDGGVRGIVLNLSKLNEIKIDGTRVYAQSGADIIDVSKAAAKETLSGLEFACGIPGSVGGAMAMNAGAYGGEIKDVIFQCTVLTHEGEKLVLSKDELELDYRMSVITKKGYYVLSAEFDLVSGDQLTIDAKIADLTHLRESKQPLEYPSAGSVFKRPPGYFAGKLIQDCELQGKGFGGAEVSTKHAGFIVNKNNATATDYIQTIEMVKEKVKEQFGIELDLEVKIVGENE, encoded by the coding sequence ATGACTAAACAGCGTTGGTTTGACGATTTAACAGAAAAAATTTCACACGAATGTGTAAAAATAGATGAACCACTTTACTTGCACACGATGACAAAAATGGGTGGCCGGGCCGATTTATTTGTATCTCCGACTACCGAAGAAGAAGCAATTTTTGTTGTGTCATATTCCCATCAACAACAGATACCCATGCTTTTGCTAGGGAATGGATCCAATATGGTGGTCCGAGATGGTGGAGTACGTGGAATTGTCTTGAATTTGTCTAAGTTAAATGAAATAAAAATTGATGGTACGCGTGTATATGCTCAAAGCGGTGCTGATATCATTGATGTATCTAAAGCTGCAGCAAAAGAAACCTTATCAGGTCTCGAATTTGCGTGTGGTATCCCAGGTTCAGTCGGTGGTGCAATGGCCATGAATGCGGGCGCATACGGTGGAGAGATAAAAGATGTTATTTTCCAGTGTACTGTATTGACTCATGAAGGGGAAAAGCTGGTCTTATCGAAAGATGAGCTTGAGTTGGATTATCGCATGAGTGTGATTACGAAAAAAGGCTATTATGTATTATCTGCAGAATTTGACTTAGTTAGTGGAGATCAACTGACCATTGATGCGAAAATAGCGGATTTGACACATTTACGTGAATCTAAACAACCTTTGGAATATCCTTCAGCAGGAAGTGTGTTTAAACGTCCTCCAGGTTATTTCGCTGGGAAACTTATTCAGGATTGCGAGTTGCAAGGCAAAGGATTTGGTGGAGCTGAAGTGTCGACGAAACATGCAGGCTTTATTGTAAATAAAAACAATGCCACTGCTACTGACTATATCCAAACAATTGAAATGGTCAAAGAGAAAGTAAAAGAACAATTCGGTATTGAATTAGATCTTGAAGTGAAAATTGTAGGCGAAAATGAATAA
- a CDS encoding penicillin acylase family protein, which produces MKGKRKIGKWIAWIVGSIALILLAVVIFLNAYISKSKPQIEGNMAVDVLDEEVTVTRDEQGVPHISAKSDADLYRAQGFVQAQDRMFQMDLARRQASGRLSEVVGAAAVTTDQFFRTFSLREAAKDSWAGYDEDAKQVLSWYAEGVNAYMEQASEQGKLSFEFKLLEYEPEHWTEVDSLTIGKFMAYDLGGNWSSLAVRHWALGNYPEDKARELFITYPEDKPAIIAANLENQVTVAGQFDPTVIPNEFNGSNNWVVSGDKTKSGHPLLADDPHLGLSTPSIWYQMHLQSPEQNVSGVIFAGIPGIILGHNDEIAWGVTNVGPDVQDLYIETPNPENPTQFKYEGKWEQAEVRNEPIKVKDGETVDFEVVVTRHGPIVSNVMFDVEEPTAQFSMQWTALEPTRELQAVLNMNKASNWDEFETALEDFHAPAQNFVFAGKDGTIAYKANGRIPIRKSGDAQLPVPGDSEEYGWQGYVPYDELPTVVNPAEGYIATANNQVVDNSYPYHITDFWAQSYRYERIAEVLEEGDDFTKEDMMALQMDQHNLQAREFLKEMVTSVEKMDKENKYDDITDMLKKWDQVDSVDAAAPLVFHKWIKQLPATLFKDQMPKDIYDLLAGKGNITDAMMRESFQNQEGAWVKEHGGVDKWMMDSFETAVTSITEEFGKNSDDWKWGDYHQLTFDHPLAGASPIFAYFLNPSHVPIGGSNITVQAAGFAADGSVDHGASWRFVADMKDLSSAHHIVGPGQSGHMKSKWFHNQVNDWAEGDYHETMVNGDIQDSHTLTLKP; this is translated from the coding sequence GTGAAGGGGAAGAGAAAAATAGGAAAGTGGATTGCTTGGATTGTCGGCAGCATAGCACTGATTCTTTTAGCCGTAGTCATTTTTTTGAATGCCTACATCAGTAAATCCAAACCGCAAATTGAAGGGAACATGGCAGTGGATGTACTGGACGAGGAAGTAACGGTTACCCGTGATGAACAAGGGGTACCTCATATCAGCGCGAAAAGTGATGCGGATTTATATCGGGCTCAAGGATTCGTGCAAGCACAGGATCGCATGTTTCAAATGGATTTAGCGCGACGGCAAGCTAGCGGTCGTTTATCCGAAGTGGTGGGTGCAGCAGCGGTAACAACAGACCAGTTCTTCCGTACGTTCAGTTTGAGAGAAGCTGCAAAAGATTCTTGGGCTGGATATGACGAAGACGCAAAGCAAGTGCTCTCTTGGTATGCAGAGGGCGTGAATGCGTACATGGAACAGGCGAGCGAGCAAGGCAAACTGTCATTTGAGTTTAAATTACTGGAATATGAGCCTGAGCATTGGACAGAAGTAGATTCTTTAACAATCGGAAAATTCATGGCGTATGATCTTGGCGGGAATTGGTCGAGTTTAGCTGTTCGCCATTGGGCACTGGGGAACTATCCTGAAGATAAAGCTCGTGAGTTATTCATTACATATCCAGAAGATAAACCAGCGATTATTGCAGCAAATTTAGAGAACCAAGTAACAGTTGCAGGTCAATTTGACCCTACTGTTATTCCTAACGAATTCAATGGTAGCAATAACTGGGTGGTTTCCGGAGATAAAACAAAGTCGGGCCATCCATTGCTTGCGGACGATCCGCATTTAGGATTAAGCACGCCGTCCATTTGGTATCAAATGCATCTACAGTCACCAGAGCAAAATGTAAGCGGTGTCATCTTTGCAGGAATACCAGGTATTATTTTGGGTCATAACGACGAAATCGCTTGGGGTGTAACGAACGTTGGCCCTGACGTTCAAGATCTTTATATCGAAACACCAAATCCTGAGAACCCAACACAATTCAAATATGAAGGAAAATGGGAACAGGCTGAAGTTCGTAACGAACCGATTAAAGTGAAAGATGGTGAAACGGTTGACTTCGAAGTTGTCGTTACCCGCCATGGCCCAATTGTTTCAAATGTCATGTTTGATGTAGAAGAACCAACGGCGCAGTTCTCCATGCAATGGACAGCACTGGAGCCCACGCGGGAACTACAAGCCGTGCTGAATATGAACAAGGCTTCTAATTGGGATGAGTTCGAAACGGCATTGGAGGATTTTCATGCTCCCGCACAAAACTTTGTTTTTGCAGGAAAAGATGGAACCATTGCGTACAAAGCGAATGGTCGTATTCCGATTAGAAAATCGGGGGATGCCCAGTTGCCAGTACCAGGTGATTCCGAGGAATACGGCTGGCAAGGGTACGTTCCGTATGATGAACTACCGACTGTTGTGAATCCTGCTGAAGGGTATATCGCAACTGCAAATAATCAAGTGGTAGACAATTCGTATCCTTATCACATTACCGACTTTTGGGCTCAATCCTACCGCTATGAACGGATTGCGGAAGTATTGGAAGAAGGCGATGATTTCACGAAGGAAGATATGATGGCTCTTCAAATGGATCAACATAATCTACAGGCACGAGAGTTCTTAAAAGAGATGGTTACATCCGTTGAAAAAATGGATAAAGAAAATAAATATGATGATATAACGGATATGTTAAAAAAATGGGATCAAGTGGACTCAGTTGATGCTGCTGCACCTCTCGTTTTCCATAAATGGATCAAACAGTTGCCTGCCACTCTATTCAAGGATCAAATGCCAAAAGATATTTACGATTTATTGGCAGGGAAAGGCAATATTACGGATGCCATGATGCGTGAAAGTTTCCAAAATCAAGAAGGGGCATGGGTGAAGGAGCATGGAGGGGTGGATAAGTGGATGATGGATTCATTTGAAACTGCCGTCACTTCTATTACGGAGGAGTTTGGCAAAAACTCGGATGACTGGAAGTGGGGAGATTACCACCAACTCACATTTGACCATCCATTAGCAGGTGCGTCACCAATTTTTGCTTATTTCTTAAATCCATCACATGTGCCGATTGGTGGTTCCAATATTACGGTTCAAGCTGCAGGGTTTGCTGCAGATGGCTCGGTTGATCACGGGGCTTCTTGGCGTTTTGTAGCAGATATGAAGGACCTATCAAGTGCCCATCACATCGTAGGGCCTGGTCAAAGCGGTCATATGAAATCAAAATGGTTCCATAATCAAGTGAATGACTGGGCTGAAGGAGACTATCATGAAACGATGGTAAATGGTGACATACAAGATTCCCATACGTTAACATTAAAACCATAA
- a CDS encoding CrcB family protein, which produces MKEFLLVGIGGMLGALLRYSVMLTTPDTLVLWIVNPIGSFVLGWLAGRAAITGKPASVLWTTGVLGSFTTFSTFSAEWLDLMQNHFVLAMAYGLGMTLTCFVTAALGYKFGCACK; this is translated from the coding sequence ATGAAGGAATTTTTATTAGTGGGCATCGGTGGAATGCTTGGTGCATTATTGCGCTATAGCGTGATGTTGACTACGCCAGATACGCTTGTTTTATGGATAGTAAATCCAATCGGTAGTTTCGTTTTGGGATGGTTGGCAGGACGTGCTGCCATTACCGGAAAACCCGCTTCCGTTTTATGGACAACGGGAGTTCTCGGTTCATTTACTACCTTTTCAACTTTTTCTGCGGAATGGCTAGATCTAATGCAAAATCATTTTGTGTTGGCAATGGCTTATGGTCTTGGCATGACATTGACTTGTTTTGTTACAGCCGCGTTAGGCTATAAGTTTGGATGTGCATGTAAATGA
- a CDS encoding CrcB family protein yields the protein MTLFSIVLGGCFGAMLRYAISLKIQGMKGILLINCAGSFLMGLSLYIAVETSWLLIFWTVGFLGAFTTFSTFAVQFIESWSKGQQRKAVGYAFFTLVGGFLSVSLGWWIGTVI from the coding sequence ATGACACTTTTCTCAATAGTACTTGGTGGTTGTTTTGGCGCTATGTTGAGATATGCCATTTCCCTAAAAATCCAAGGTATGAAAGGAATTCTGTTGATTAACTGCGCAGGTTCCTTCTTGATGGGCTTATCCCTGTATATAGCCGTGGAAACGAGCTGGTTGCTCATATTTTGGACGGTTGGTTTTTTAGGTGCATTCACAACTTTTTCGACTTTTGCCGTTCAATTCATTGAAAGCTGGTCGAAAGGACAGCAACGAAAAGCAGTAGGTTATGCATTTTTCACCCTCGTCGGTGGTTTTTTGTCCGTCTCCCTCGGATGGTGGATTGGAACTGTTATATAG
- a CDS encoding P1 family peptidase, translating to MEKGPLNLLTDVPGVKVGHVTLKQYLDEKDSICTGVTAILPHEQNPFLHKVPAASFVLNGFGKTVGLIQLEELGLMESPIMLTNTFSVGAVLEGTLSFMLEQNPAIGDSTSSLNLVVGECNDSHLNSMRLMAVRPEHAIEALDNATPGSFEQGAVGAGTGMICYGVKGGIGSSSRIAKHEEYAFTVGVLTLTNFGRAHECRMANWAQDNLDKPDGSVIIIVATDAPLDARQLKRMAKRAAIGLGRTGTHIHNGSGDIVIAFSNANIISHESNHPFETQTLLRDDHPLMNELFQAVIEATEESVYQSIRFAETTTGRLGRVIEKGDF from the coding sequence GTGGAAAAAGGTCCATTAAATTTACTTACAGATGTTCCCGGTGTAAAAGTGGGACATGTCACGTTGAAACAATATTTGGATGAAAAAGATTCGATTTGTACAGGGGTCACTGCGATATTGCCACATGAGCAAAATCCATTCCTACATAAAGTACCTGCTGCAAGTTTTGTCCTGAATGGCTTCGGCAAGACGGTCGGTCTCATTCAACTTGAAGAACTGGGATTAATGGAATCGCCCATAATGCTGACAAATACATTCAGTGTCGGAGCAGTATTAGAGGGCACACTCTCCTTCATGTTGGAACAAAATCCAGCAATCGGAGATTCAACGAGTTCGCTTAATTTGGTAGTGGGAGAATGCAACGATAGTCATTTAAATTCGATGCGCCTTATGGCGGTTCGCCCCGAACATGCGATTGAAGCTCTGGATAACGCTACACCTGGAAGTTTTGAACAAGGTGCAGTTGGTGCTGGTACCGGGATGATTTGTTACGGGGTGAAAGGAGGCATCGGCAGTTCATCGCGAATTGCTAAACATGAAGAATACGCTTTTACTGTAGGAGTTCTTACATTAACGAATTTCGGTCGTGCTCATGAGTGTCGAATGGCAAATTGGGCACAAGACAATTTGGACAAACCAGATGGGTCCGTCATTATCATCGTTGCAACAGACGCTCCTCTAGACGCACGTCAATTGAAGCGAATGGCGAAACGTGCAGCAATCGGACTCGGCCGAACGGGTACACACATACATAACGGCAGTGGTGACATTGTTATCGCATTCTCTAATGCCAATATCATTTCACATGAATCAAATCATCCGTTTGAAACACAAACGTTATTAAGGGATGATCATCCTCTTATGAATGAACTATTCCAAGCGGTGATTGAAGCTACGGAAGAATCTGTTTATCAGTCTATTCGCTTCGCTGAAACTACAACGGGTCGTTTAGGCAGAGTCATTGAAAAAGGGGATTTCTAA
- a CDS encoding universal stress protein, giving the protein MYKQILVAVDGSVHSKRAATHAVFLASSSPDAHVTLLYVLDYDKTRTDVIHSMSSEELHIDRKNKIMPIKELFTSKGISTEIKLLHGEAGPVIVEHANQENYDIVVIGSRGLNTLQEMVLGSVSHKVAKRVHSPVLLIK; this is encoded by the coding sequence ATGTATAAACAAATTTTGGTGGCCGTAGATGGTTCTGTACATTCGAAGAGAGCAGCAACTCACGCTGTTTTCCTGGCGAGCTCAAGTCCGGATGCGCATGTTACCTTGTTATATGTTTTGGATTACGATAAAACAAGGACTGATGTCATTCATAGCATGAGTAGTGAAGAGTTGCATATAGATCGCAAAAACAAGATTATGCCTATAAAAGAATTATTTACGTCCAAAGGGATTTCAACTGAAATTAAATTGCTGCATGGTGAAGCCGGTCCTGTCATTGTGGAGCATGCGAACCAGGAAAATTACGATATCGTGGTAATCGGCAGCCGGGGGCTAAACACCCTACAGGAAATGGTGCTTGGTAGTGTAAGTCATAAAGTGGCAAAACGTGTACATTCACCTGTCCTACTAATCAAATAA
- a CDS encoding GNAT family N-acetyltransferase — protein sequence MRLTEWTMEEQEQLIHFMTTNTWPFHGNSNPAREIIEKTIEEGGYESDEVKTFWVENDEQQKVGIVKVFDLQDEIPVFDLRIADSYRGHGYGPAALIKVAEYVFNLPEKKIRVEGHTRQDNFAMRKTFERAGFVKEGHLRKAWFSPKENSYYDAITYGITREDFIEGTTTPVLWDDQQVPEKSEAKVHVAMRNFPDSFESERLFIRAPKVEDAPLVWESVKVSHKALQPWMPWAQSSQKIEDTTENTRQAVADFVTRKDLRLHLFLKETGEFIGASGFHRINWDIPKVEIGYWLDSRFEGKGYMTEAAERLTEFAFEELGARRVEIRCDTDNVRSRAVAERLKFTLEGILKQESLSADGKYIRDTCIYAKIK from the coding sequence ATGCGATTAACAGAATGGACAATGGAAGAGCAAGAACAACTGATACATTTTATGACCACAAATACCTGGCCATTTCACGGAAATTCAAATCCTGCGAGAGAAATTATTGAAAAGACTATTGAAGAGGGCGGGTACGAATCAGACGAAGTCAAAACGTTTTGGGTCGAAAATGATGAGCAGCAAAAAGTTGGTATTGTAAAAGTGTTCGATTTGCAAGATGAAATACCCGTATTTGATTTGCGGATTGCTGATAGTTATCGGGGTCATGGATACGGTCCCGCTGCTTTAATCAAAGTGGCGGAATATGTATTCAATTTGCCTGAAAAGAAAATTCGTGTGGAAGGGCATACTCGACAAGATAACTTTGCCATGCGCAAAACGTTTGAACGTGCAGGGTTTGTAAAAGAAGGGCATCTTCGAAAAGCTTGGTTTTCACCAAAAGAAAATTCCTATTATGATGCTATTACGTATGGAATAACTAGGGAAGACTTTATTGAAGGTACGACTACCCCGGTCTTGTGGGATGATCAGCAAGTACCTGAGAAATCGGAAGCGAAAGTACATGTCGCAATGCGTAATTTCCCGGATTCATTTGAATCGGAGAGACTCTTTATCCGTGCGCCAAAAGTTGAAGATGCACCATTGGTGTGGGAAAGTGTCAAAGTATCCCACAAAGCCCTCCAACCATGGATGCCGTGGGCACAAAGTAGTCAAAAAATCGAAGACACAACTGAAAATACAAGACAGGCTGTTGCCGATTTTGTCACAAGGAAAGATTTGCGACTTCATTTGTTTTTAAAAGAAACAGGTGAGTTTATTGGGGCAAGCGGCTTTCATCGTATAAATTGGGACATACCTAAGGTTGAAATTGGGTACTGGTTGGACAGTCGATTTGAAGGGAAAGGCTATATGACGGAAGCGGCTGAGCGCTTGACTGAATTTGCTTTCGAAGAGTTGGGAGCCAGAAGAGTGGAAATTCGGTGCGATACAGATAATGTGAGAAGTCGGGCTGTCGCTGAACGATTAAAATTTACGTTAGAAGGAATTCTGAAGCAAGAGTCGCTATCTGCGGATGGTAAATATATACGTGATACTTGTATCTATGCCAAAATCAAATAA
- a CDS encoding lmo0937 family membrane protein, producing the protein MGRILWMIIVVLLVIWLLGLVFKIGGGLIHLILLIAGIILVVQLVTGKRKL; encoded by the coding sequence ATGGGTAGAATTTTATGGATGATCATCGTCGTATTATTAGTTATTTGGTTATTAGGACTTGTATTTAAAATTGGCGGCGGTCTGATTCACTTGATTTTATTAATTGCAGGTATCATTTTAGTCGTACAGTTAGTAACGGGTAAACGAAAACTGTAA
- the mntR gene encoding transcriptional regulator MntR, whose translation MPTPSMEDHIEQIYMLIEQKGYARVSDIAESLSVLPSSVTKMVQKLDKDGYLIYERYRGLMLTPKGLKLGKRLVKRHDLLEQFLRLIGVQEDKIYEDVEGIEHHLSWNSIDRIADLIQAMEENPDFLQKLEELKEQQQSE comes from the coding sequence ATGCCGACACCTAGTATGGAAGACCATATTGAACAAATCTATATGCTGATTGAGCAAAAAGGATATGCGCGTGTATCGGATATCGCTGAATCCCTTTCAGTTCTTCCTTCTTCTGTAACGAAAATGGTTCAAAAACTCGACAAAGATGGATACTTGATATATGAACGCTACCGAGGTCTGATGTTAACACCGAAAGGGTTGAAATTAGGAAAGCGGTTGGTTAAGCGTCATGATTTGTTGGAACAATTTTTGCGTTTAATTGGCGTACAGGAAGACAAAATATATGAAGATGTTGAGGGAATAGAACATCACTTAAGCTGGAATTCGATCGATCGTATTGCAGACTTGATTCAAGCGATGGAAGAAAACCCTGACTTTCTTCAAAAACTTGAAGAACTTAAAGAACAGCAACAATCAGAATAG